A window of the Nocardia sp. NBC_01329 genome harbors these coding sequences:
- a CDS encoding AAA family ATPase, with protein sequence MAELALTVRLNPSAADARRGVVRLHPEALTALGLREWDGISLIGTRRTAAVVGRTPAGTPAGTALLDDVTLSNAGLRENAGVVVAPAVVYGARRIRVSGSRQATQSIPAATLRQALLGKVVTVGDTVSLLPRELGPDIPSSVASQALSRAFGIAWTSELLTVVATEPAGVPVSVQPNTAVEWTAGVSAGDEPAPVRVNEQPGPDQPLAPSHPETVVGSDMPGAVPVETAPHTGLKVEDLAGAQPQAAKLAEWLSLALDEPELLKALGATPRLGALITGPAGVGKSSLARAVAAPRRIVELDGPTVGAAESGARLRAVAAAAAAAGSGRGGILLVTDIDALLPEPAEPVATLILDQLRAAVAEPCVALLATTAHPAAIDRRLRAPDLCDRELALTLPTAAVRRALLEQLLRKVPTGELRLDEIASTAPGFVVADLAALCREAALRAAARASRDGTEPQLEQEDLSGALEVIRPLSRSGTDELAIGSLGLDDVGDMAETKQALTESVLWPLRHPDSFARLGVEPPRGVLLYGPPGCGKTFLVRALAGSGQLSVHSVKGAELMDKWVGSSERAVRELFQRARDSAPSLIFLDEVDALAPRRGQSSDSGVGDRVVAALLTELDGVEPLRDVVVLGATNRPELIDPALLRPGRLERLVFVPPPDAEAREAILRTAGHAVPLAESVDLARLAADLDGFSAADCAALLREAALAAMRRDVDAADVTAADIAAARRAVRPSLDAEQVESLRRYAESRH encoded by the coding sequence GTGGCTGAGTTGGCGTTGACCGTCCGTCTGAATCCATCCGCCGCCGACGCCCGGCGCGGGGTGGTCCGGCTGCATCCCGAGGCGCTCACCGCCCTCGGCTTACGCGAATGGGACGGTATCTCACTCATCGGCACCCGCCGTACCGCTGCTGTGGTGGGCCGGACACCCGCCGGAACTCCGGCCGGTACCGCGCTACTCGACGATGTGACCCTGTCCAATGCCGGACTGCGCGAGAACGCCGGTGTGGTGGTGGCACCGGCCGTGGTGTACGGCGCCCGCCGGATCCGCGTGAGCGGTTCCCGGCAGGCCACCCAATCGATTCCGGCGGCGACGCTGCGCCAGGCGCTGCTGGGAAAGGTGGTGACCGTGGGCGATACGGTATCGCTGCTGCCCCGCGAGCTGGGGCCCGATATCCCGTCCTCGGTGGCCAGCCAGGCATTGTCGCGGGCGTTCGGGATCGCGTGGACCTCCGAATTGCTCACCGTGGTCGCCACCGAGCCCGCGGGTGTACCGGTGAGTGTGCAACCGAACACCGCCGTCGAGTGGACCGCGGGTGTATCCGCCGGCGACGAGCCGGCTCCGGTTCGGGTGAACGAGCAGCCGGGCCCGGATCAGCCGCTGGCGCCGAGCCATCCGGAGACAGTGGTCGGCAGCGATATGCCCGGGGCCGTCCCGGTAGAGACTGCCCCGCACACCGGACTGAAGGTGGAGGATCTGGCCGGTGCGCAACCGCAGGCCGCGAAGCTGGCGGAATGGCTGAGTCTGGCATTGGACGAACCCGAGCTGCTCAAGGCGCTAGGCGCGACGCCACGCCTGGGTGCGCTCATCACCGGACCGGCCGGGGTGGGCAAATCCTCACTGGCCCGGGCGGTGGCGGCCCCGCGGCGGATCGTGGAGCTGGACGGCCCGACGGTGGGGGCAGCGGAGAGCGGGGCCCGGTTGCGCGCGGTCGCCGCCGCGGCCGCGGCGGCGGGTTCGGGTCGCGGCGGGATTCTGCTGGTCACCGATATCGATGCGCTCCTGCCGGAACCGGCCGAACCCGTCGCCACCCTGATTCTGGATCAATTGCGGGCGGCGGTGGCCGAACCGTGTGTGGCACTGCTGGCCACCACCGCACACCCGGCGGCGATCGATCGGCGGCTGCGGGCACCCGATCTGTGCGACCGGGAGCTCGCGCTGACATTGCCCACCGCGGCGGTACGCCGGGCACTGCTCGAGCAGTTACTGCGCAAGGTACCGACGGGCGAGTTGCGGCTCGACGAGATCGCTTCGACCGCGCCCGGGTTCGTCGTCGCCGATCTCGCCGCGCTGTGCCGGGAGGCGGCCCTGCGGGCGGCCGCGCGGGCCAGCCGCGACGGTACCGAACCACAGCTCGAGCAGGAAGATCTCAGTGGGGCGCTGGAAGTGATCCGGCCGCTGTCCCGGTCGGGTACCGACGAGTTGGCGATCGGCAGTCTCGGTCTCGACGATGTGGGCGATATGGCCGAGACCAAGCAGGCGTTGACCGAATCGGTGCTGTGGCCGCTGCGCCATCCCGACTCGTTCGCGCGGCTGGGGGTCGAACCCCCGCGCGGGGTGCTGCTGTACGGCCCGCCCGGCTGCGGCAAAACCTTCCTGGTGCGGGCACTGGCGGGCAGCGGCCAGTTGAGCGTCCACTCCGTCAAGGGCGCGGAGCTGATGGACAAATGGGTGGGCTCGTCCGAACGCGCGGTGCGTGAGCTGTTCCAACGGGCGCGTGATTCCGCGCCGTCGCTGATCTTCCTCGACGAAGTGGACGCGCTGGCGCCGCGGCGCGGCCAGAGTTCCGATTCCGGGGTCGGTGACCGGGTCGTGGCGGCGCTGTTGACCGAACTGGACGGGGTGGAACCGCTACGCGATGTGGTGGTGCTGGGTGCCACCAACCGCCCGGAGTTGATCGATCCGGCACTGCTACGACCCGGCCGGCTCGAACGGCTGGTATTCGTTCCGCCACCCGACGCCGAGGCCCGGGAGGCCATTCTGCGTACCGCCGGCCACGCGGTGCCGCTGGCGGAGTCGGTGGACCTGGCTCGGCTCGCCGCCGATCTGGACGGTTTCTCCGCCGCGGACTGCGCGGCTCTACTGCGTGAGGCGGCGTTGGCGGCCATGCGCCGCGATGTGGACGCCGCCGATGTCACGGCTGCGGATATCGCCGCCGCGCGGCGGGCGGTACGGCCTTCACTGGACGCTGAGCAGGTGGAGTCGCTGCGCCGGTACGCGGAGTCCCGCCACTGA